A part of Drosophila bipectinata strain 14024-0381.07 chromosome 3L, DbipHiC1v2, whole genome shotgun sequence genomic DNA contains:
- the RpL18 gene encoding large ribosomal subunit protein eL18, with amino-acid sequence MGIDINHKYDRKVRRTEPKSQDVYLRLLVKLYRFLQRRTNKKFNRIILKRLFMSKINRPPLSLQRIARFFKAANQPESTVVVVGTVTDDARLLVVPKLTLCALHVTQTARERILKAGGEVLTFDQLALRSPTGKNTLLLQGKRTARTACKHFGKAPGVPHSHTRPYVRSKGRKFERARGRRSSCGYKK; translated from the exons ATG GGTATTGATATCAACCACAAGTACGATCGCAAGGTTCGCAGGACCGAGCCCAAATCCCAGGATGTGTACCTGCGCCTGCTTGTTAAG TTGTACCGCTTCCTGCAGCGCCGTACCAACAAGAAGTTCAACCGCATCATCCTGAAGCGTTTGTTTATGAGCAAGATCAACCGCCCTCCGCTATCGCTGCAGCGCATTGCCCGCTTCTTCAAGGCGGCCAACCAGCCCGAGTCCACCGTCGTGGTCGTCGGCACTGTCACCGATGACGCCCGCCTGTTGGTGGTGCCCAAGCTTACCCTGTGCGCCCTCCACGTCACCCAGACTGCTCGGGAGCGCATCCTGAAGGCTGGCGGTGAGGTCCTGACCTTCGATCAGTTGGCTCTCCGTTCGCCAACCGGCAAGAACACTCTGCTGCTGCAGGGCAAGCGTACCGCCCGCACTGCCTGCAAGCACTTCGGCAAGGCTCCTGGTGTGCCCCACTCGCACACCCGCCCCTATGTCCGCTCCAAGGGACGCAAGTTCGAGCGTGCCCGTGGTCGTCGCTCCAGCTGCGGCTACAAGAAGTAA
- the LOC108124880 gene encoding uncharacterized protein, giving the protein MQLLALILILPLVEAAFDVVSPSVGQNLTGFLHVRHKRHQLIYRNGGTIRLVVGPVMATQLEDPVSWRNVVYYYVIHCGAFTLPSAPLYPWDKWETIYARSLQEKIKGLDESHEDDTRIFAYAVLENYMDRVSGSVGKGRQCLLRGICENAQVHRHHGIMAELLNILLTPGKGSIDVAYKEALEVGRAGVDCLAQFGPDCPKGESLLDAYTVDVEY; this is encoded by the exons ATGCAATTGCTGGCTTTGATTCTCATCCTACCTTTGGTCGAAGCGGCTTTTGACGTTGTGAGCCCTTCAGTTGGTCAGAATCTTACGGGCTTCCTGCACGTCCGCCACAAGAGGCATCAGCTCATCTACAGGAATGGCGGAACCATCAGGTTGGTGGTTGGTCCGGTAATGGCCACCCAACTGGAGGATCCAGTCTCGTGGCGCAACGTGGTCTACTACTATGTGATTCACTGTGGTGCCTTTACCCTGCCCTCGGCTCCTTTGTATCCCTGGGACAAATGGGAGACGATCTACGCACGATCTTTGCAGGAGAAGATCAAGGGACTGGATGAATCCCACGAAGACGACACTCGCATCTTTGCCTACGCCGTCCTAGAGAATTATATGGACCGAGTCAGTGGATCGGTGGGCAAAGGACGTCAGTGTCTGCTGCGGGGGATCTGCGAGAATGCTCAGGTGCATCGTCATCATGGCATAATGGCGGAGCTACTAAATATTCTACTCAC ACCTGGAAAAGGAAGTATCGATGTGGCTTATAAGGAGGCGCTGGAGGTTGGAAGAGCCGGGGTGGATTGCCTGGCCCAGTTTGGCCCGGATTGTCCCAAAGGAGAGAGTCTTCTGGATGCCTACACTGTGGATGTGGAATACTAG
- the LOC108124879 gene encoding uncharacterized protein: MKSSLDLGLVLLLLACLVLPLQSSSPRNLTAFLGHRQKRWLIYQNSGSMKFSIGPSLPIPLEDKVSFRSCVLSFTIQGGTYNLPTSPIWPWDKWEGTFARSLTQMRKNIERHTAGGGVRYADDARLVVYTALEDYIGRRNNDRDMGKQCLLRSICENAQIHHHVGVFSEIMDIVLSPGKAELDESYHDAYAAGRAGADCLNLYRTCPRGSNFLDELLIVEDD; this comes from the exons ATGAAGTCATCACTGGATCTGGGCCtagtcctcctcctcctggccTGCCTAGTCCTACCGTTGCAaagctcatccccaaggaatCTCACTGCCTTCCTGGGACACCGACAGAAGCGCTGGCTGATCTACCAGAACAGCGGATCGATGAAGTTCAGCATCGGCCCCTCGCTGCCCATCCCCCTGGAGGACAAGGTGTCCTTCCGATCGTGTGTGCTGTCGTTCACCATTCAGGGCGGCACCTACAACCTGCCCACTTCGCCTATTTGGCCGTGGGACAAGTGGGAGGGCACCTTTGCCAGGTCCTTGACCCAAATGAGGAAGAACATCGAGAGGCACACAGCTGGCGGTGGAGTGCGGTACGCGGACGATGCCCGACTCGTGGTCTACACCGCTCTAGAAGACTACATTGGCAGGAGGAACAACGACCGGGACATGGGCAAGCAGTGCCTTCTCCGATCCATCTGCGAGAATGCTCAGATCCATCATCATGTTGGCGTGTTTTCCGAAATCATGGACATCGTCCTTAG TCCCGGCAAAGCGGAGCTGGATGAGTCCTACCACGATGCCTACGCCGCCGGAAGGGCAGGAGCCGATTGCCTGAACCTGTACAGGACCTGTCCTCGGGGCTCCAACTTCCTAGACGAGCTCCTGATTGTTGAGGATGATTGA
- the BHD gene encoding folliculin — protein MNAVIALCHFCEAHGPCAIFCTQTLRDTKLEDLQLEQQQSQKTCSACNYSMGRNNNAIYSKDVESGATFVSTKVAVLPEVANLVKQAAVLSLSNGTDSSKDGEFVFFGDSSRGHILSHTFRVADSQARGYSQLFSFIVLMKDKYFLLNTKPFLAEHLKKVSSELQAAAKKTKEAEDSICSERQRRLSGVQFPMQTSRSLLELTGEEHIFAQLHSHFAWLLLAGSRFLTEHVTFGNLPWLPPQSSGRPPAQRLTYNSSTLPMIESLDDPDQEEFFSLRQLKSVVRKEEFATVCYCALTGIKIVVRGDPRRTFRFMVCLKKLLPEPMHNLMRIDAQHQHSISSEYKIISVSNDIAVPMASASVFRIDFLDKHINGHEVTVKWPGELPRKLPDLMVKLLKAVEEKNFTELVLNKQTKVLIEEWKNKVTCLNHAKSSSVQGKLKKVLGIQPQDQSLINYWSTHLH, from the exons ATGAACGCCGTGATTGCGCTCTGCCATTTTTGTGAGGCGCATGGCCCCTGCGCCATATTCTGTACCCAAACGCTGCGTGACACCAAGCTGGAGGACCTGCAACTGGAGCAGCAACAGTCCCAGAAGACCTGCTCCGCCTGTAACTACTCCATGGGTCGCAACAACAATGCCATATACAGCAAGGACGTAGAAAGTGGAGCCACATTTGTAAgcacaaaggtggcagtacTGCCGGAGGTGGCCAACCTGGTCAAGCAGGCGGCCGTCCTCAGCTTGAGCAACGGCACAGATTCCAGCAAGGACGGCGAGTTTGTGTTCTTCGGAGACTCGTCCAGGGGTCACATTCTGAGTCACACGTTTCGGGTTGCCGACTCGCAGGCCCGAGGTTACTCCCAGCTCTTCTCGTTTATAGTCCTGATGAAGGACAAGTACTTCCTGCTCAACACCAAACCCTTTCTGGCGGAGCACCTGAAAAAGGTATCTTCCGAGCTGCAGGCGGCTGCCAAGAAGACCAAGGAAGCGGAGGATTCGATCTGCTCGGAACGACAGCGACGACTCTCGGGCGTGCAGTTCCCGATGCAGACCTCTCGCTCACTCCTGGAGCTCACCGGAGAGGAGCACATCTTCGCCCAACTGCACTCACACTTTGCCTGGCTCCTGCTCGCTGGCTCCCGCTTTCTCACAGAGCATGTGACCTTTGGAAATCTGCCCTGGCTTCCTCCGCAGAGCAGCGGGCGACCGCCAGCCCAACGGCTCACCTATAACAGCTCCACCCTGCCCATGATCGAGAGCCTCGACGACCCCGACCAGGAGGAGTTCTTCTCGCTGCGCCAGCTTAAAAGCGTGGTACGCAAAGAGGAGTTCGCCACGGTCTGCTATTGCGCCCTCACCGGCATCAAGATAGTGGTCAGAGGCGACCCGCGGCGCACCTTCCGATTCATGGTGTGCCTGAAGAAGCTGCTACCGGAGCCAATGCACAACCTGATGCGCATAGATGCCCAGCATCAGCACTCCATCTCGTCCGAGTATAAAATCATATCTGTATCCAACGATATTGCGGTTCCCATGGCTAGTGCTTCGGTCTTTCGAATAGATTTCTTGGACAAACATATCAATGGCCACGAAGTGACTGTCAAGTGGCCGGGGGAACTGCCCAGAAAAT TGCCCGATCTCATGGTGAAACTTTTGAAGGCAGTGGAGGAGAAGAACTTCACCGAATTGGTGCTCAACAAGCAGACCAAAGTGCTCATCGAGGAATGGAAGAA CAAAGTCACCTGCCTGAACCACGCCAAGTCCAGCAGCGTCCAGGGAAAGCTGAAGAAGGTGCTGGGTATCCAGCCACAGGACCAGTCTCTGATCAACTACTGGAGCACGCACTTGCACTAG